The Aureispira anguillae genome contains a region encoding:
- a CDS encoding ABC transporter ATP-binding protein: MARRRRGSEERPKISKDGWAKAKKLITYLRPYQWSFFGGLFFLIIGSGVFMVFPAAAGELIDIAKGESKWGLSLADVGFVLGAILVLQALTSYFRVLLFANVSEKGMADIRKELYNKLITQPTAFFDKNRVGELTSRSTADVQQLQDVISITLAELIRQIIILVVGFAYLAWMAPQLLLVMISTFPVVILVALFFGRYIRKLSSQRQDKLAETSTILEETLQAISVVKAFTNEWFERKRYGQSVTDVVTISLRFARIRGLFIVFIITALFGAMFFVLWWGATMVEAGTMKSGELVTFITLTAIIGAAVASLGDFYTQILRAVGASERIMELLDSESEFVIDKDLPTLELKGNIAFKEVQFNYPSRPELTILNKVNLRIHSGQKIALVGGSGGGKSTIVKLLLRFYDLTDGEITIDGKAISTYNLPQLRQNIAIVPQDVILFGGSIGENIAYGRQQANEQEIIEAAKQANAWEFINSFPDGLETIVGERGVQLSGGQRQRIAIARAILKNPSILLLDEATSALDAESERVVQDALNKLMKGRTAIIIAHRLATVRDVDCIYVLEDGQVVEQGNHDELVANDKGVYTQLAKLQFS; encoded by the coding sequence ATGGCTAGACGGAGAAGAGGTTCAGAAGAGCGTCCTAAAATTAGCAAAGACGGGTGGGCTAAGGCCAAAAAATTAATTACCTATTTGCGTCCCTATCAATGGTCCTTTTTTGGGGGCTTATTTTTTTTAATCATAGGCAGTGGAGTTTTTATGGTTTTTCCAGCAGCAGCAGGAGAACTCATTGATATTGCAAAAGGAGAGTCTAAATGGGGGCTTAGTCTGGCAGATGTAGGTTTTGTCTTAGGGGCAATCCTTGTTTTGCAGGCATTGACCTCTTATTTTAGAGTGTTGTTGTTTGCCAATGTGAGTGAAAAGGGAATGGCAGATATTCGCAAAGAGTTATACAACAAACTCATTACTCAGCCAACAGCATTTTTTGATAAAAATAGAGTAGGGGAATTAACCAGTAGAAGCACCGCAGATGTACAACAACTTCAGGATGTTATTTCTATAACATTGGCAGAGCTTATTCGCCAAATCATTATCTTGGTTGTTGGGTTTGCTTATTTGGCATGGATGGCTCCACAATTGCTTTTGGTTATGATTTCAACCTTTCCTGTAGTCATTCTGGTAGCACTTTTCTTTGGGCGTTATATTCGAAAATTATCGAGTCAACGACAAGATAAATTAGCAGAAACAAGTACAATTTTAGAAGAGACATTGCAAGCAATTTCTGTTGTAAAGGCCTTTACAAATGAGTGGTTTGAACGAAAACGCTATGGTCAATCTGTAACAGATGTGGTGACTATTTCACTTAGATTTGCTAGGATTAGAGGTTTGTTTATTGTCTTTATCATAACCGCATTGTTTGGCGCTATGTTTTTTGTGCTTTGGTGGGGGGCTACGATGGTTGAGGCTGGAACCATGAAATCGGGAGAATTGGTGACGTTTATTACCTTAACCGCTATTATTGGAGCTGCTGTGGCTAGTTTAGGAGATTTTTATACCCAAATATTAAGGGCAGTAGGAGCGTCTGAACGCATTATGGAGTTGTTGGATAGCGAGTCAGAATTTGTCATAGATAAGGATTTACCTACTTTAGAATTAAAGGGTAACATCGCTTTTAAAGAGGTACAATTTAATTATCCCTCTAGACCTGAGTTGACCATTTTAAACAAGGTTAATCTTCGGATTCATTCTGGACAAAAAATTGCTCTGGTTGGTGGATCTGGAGGTGGAAAATCTACCATTGTTAAATTGTTATTGCGTTTTTACGACCTAACAGATGGTGAGATTACGATTGATGGAAAGGCTATTTCAACTTATAATTTGCCTCAATTGCGTCAAAATATCGCTATTGTTCCTCAAGATGTTATTTTATTTGGAGGTAGTATTGGCGAAAATATTGCTTACGGTAGACAGCAGGCCAATGAGCAAGAAATTATAGAAGCTGCAAAGCAAGCCAACGCTTGGGAATTTATCAACTCTTTTCCTGATGGTCTAGAGACAATTGTAGGAGAGCGAGGAGTGCAACTTTCAGGAGGGCAACGCCAGCGTATTGCAATTGCTCGTGCTATTCTTAAAAATCCATCCATTTTATTGTTGGACGAAGCAACATCGGCTTTAGATGCAGAATCAGAACGTGTTGTTCAAGATGCGCTTAATAAATTAATGAAAGGGCGTACAGCTATTATTATTGCACATCGTTTAGCAACGGTTCGAGATGTAGATTGTATCTATGTCTTGGAAGATGGGCAGGTGGTAGAACAAGGAAATCACGACGAATTGGTCGCCAATGACAAAGGCGTTTATACTCAGTTGGCCAAGTTGCAATTTAGTTAA
- a CDS encoding type IX secretion system plug protein, which yields MIHLKSFLLFFFFLCLNHPFLFAQDKTYPEFRNYDYVYKEHIKSVRFYQFDSETDYPVLSLHSPGHFILSFDDLEAYTKDFSYKIIHCDANWNPSEELDPLDYIDGYQENRFYDAQNSFSTKVPYTHYEIQLPNEDVKWTKSGNYLLKVYRDDDENDLIITRRFMIVDTKMKIVPELRRSATPPYATSHQELYFSIQHTGIKIGNPRQQIKTAVLQNGRWDNAILNLEPTYIKNEEIGYDNQGKLLFPGYKEFRPLDLRSFRYRTLQVEQLKEYQEGFELWLFEDKHRTYTSHVFTHDLNGKFLIESHDNRNGILEGEYGRINFSLKALSPYEGSVYVLGGFNDFQPKEAFKMKYNKNCLCYQLSSSLKNGFYDYFYGLVDSKNNSINIQKIEGSSFESENDYLFLVYYKEFGGLYDQLVAVQKLNTRPE from the coding sequence ATGATTCATTTAAAATCCTTTTTGCTGTTCTTTTTTTTCCTTTGTCTAAATCATCCTTTTCTTTTTGCACAAGATAAAACCTATCCTGAATTTAGAAACTATGATTATGTTTACAAAGAACATATAAAAAGTGTTCGCTTTTATCAATTTGATTCCGAAACAGATTATCCTGTATTAAGCCTACACAGCCCTGGGCATTTTATATTGTCCTTTGACGACCTAGAAGCTTATACCAAAGATTTCTCTTACAAGATTATTCACTGTGATGCCAATTGGAATCCCTCCGAAGAATTAGATCCACTGGATTATATTGATGGCTATCAAGAAAATCGATTTTATGATGCTCAAAATTCATTCAGCACCAAAGTTCCCTATACTCATTATGAGATACAACTTCCAAACGAAGATGTTAAATGGACCAAATCTGGAAATTACTTGTTAAAAGTCTACAGAGATGATGACGAAAATGATCTGATTATCACTCGTCGATTTATGATCGTAGATACCAAAATGAAAATTGTACCTGAGTTAAGACGTTCTGCAACCCCACCCTACGCAACGTCTCATCAAGAACTTTATTTTTCCATACAGCATACAGGAATAAAAATCGGCAACCCTAGGCAACAAATCAAAACTGCTGTTTTGCAAAATGGTCGTTGGGACAATGCCATCCTAAATTTAGAACCTACCTATATCAAAAATGAAGAAATTGGATACGACAACCAAGGGAAGTTATTATTTCCTGGTTATAAAGAGTTTCGCCCCTTAGACCTGCGTTCTTTCCGTTATCGTACGCTGCAAGTAGAACAATTAAAAGAATATCAAGAGGGCTTTGAATTGTGGCTCTTTGAAGACAAGCATCGCACGTATACTTCTCATGTCTTCACCCACGATTTAAATGGAAAATTCTTGATAGAATCGCACGATAACCGCAATGGAATATTAGAAGGGGAATATGGTCGTATTAATTTTTCCCTCAAAGCACTTTCTCCTTACGAAGGGTCAGTTTATGTGCTAGGCGGCTTTAATGATTTTCAGCCCAAAGAAGCGTTCAAAATGAAGTACAACAAAAACTGCCTTTGTTATCAGTTGAGCAGCAGCCTTAAAAATGGCTTCTACGATTATTTTTATGGTCTAGTAGATTCTAAAAACAATTCGATTAATATACAAAAAATAGAAGGTAGTAGTTTTGAATCTGAGAATGATTATTTATTTTTAGTGTATTACAAAGAATTTGGTGGTTTGTACGATCAATTAGTCGCTGTACAAAAATTAAATACTAGACCCGAATAA
- the rsmI gene encoding 16S rRNA (cytidine(1402)-2'-O)-methyltransferase has protein sequence MLYLVPTPIGNLEDITLRALRILKEVDLVLAEDTRTSKKLFQHYEISTPLRSHHAHNENQAAAKVVEDILAGATIALISDAGTPGISDPGFSLIRACVEANIKVECLPGATAIIPALVASGLPCNRFYFEGFLPHKKGRQTRLLYLAELPCTFALYESPHRLGKCLEQLAAHCGAEREAVVCREISKMFEEYVKGTLAELAEKVAKNELKAKGEIVIVVAGKEKEKKKKRYAKED, from the coding sequence ATGTTATACCTAGTTCCTACACCAATTGGAAATTTAGAAGATATTACCTTACGTGCATTGCGTATACTCAAAGAGGTGGATTTGGTATTGGCAGAGGACACCCGAACTTCTAAGAAGTTGTTTCAGCATTACGAAATTAGTACTCCATTGCGGTCGCATCATGCGCACAATGAAAATCAGGCTGCGGCAAAGGTGGTTGAAGATATTTTGGCTGGAGCGACCATTGCTTTGATTTCAGATGCTGGAACGCCTGGTATTTCAGATCCTGGATTTAGCTTAATAAGGGCTTGTGTTGAAGCCAATATAAAGGTTGAATGCCTGCCAGGAGCAACGGCAATTATTCCTGCTTTGGTGGCTTCTGGTTTGCCTTGTAATCGATTTTATTTTGAAGGCTTTTTGCCCCACAAAAAAGGACGACAAACGAGACTGCTTTATTTGGCAGAATTGCCTTGTACTTTTGCTTTGTATGAATCTCCGCATCGTTTGGGCAAATGTTTGGAACAGTTAGCTGCTCATTGTGGAGCAGAGCGAGAGGCGGTTGTTTGTAGAGAAATTTCAAAAATGTTTGAGGAGTATGTTAAGGGAACCTTAGCAGAACTAGCTGAAAAAGTAGCAAAGAATGAATTGAAAGCAAAGGGCGAAATTGTAATTGTAGTAGCAGGAAAAGAAAAAGAGAAAAAAAAGAAACGATATGCTAAAGAGGATTAG
- the secG gene encoding preprotein translocase subunit SecG, producing MTLILFGAISLIAIALILVILIQNPKTGTLDAAFNTQQLLGSAQSYKVTEKLTWGLMTLMIALCLVV from the coding sequence ATGACTTTAATTCTGTTTGGTGCTATAAGTTTAATTGCCATAGCATTAATCCTAGTTATTTTGATACAAAATCCAAAGACAGGCACATTAGATGCTGCTTTTAATACTCAACAATTGCTTGGGAGTGCACAATCTTATAAGGTTACTGAAAAGCTAACTTGGGGATTGATGACGCTAATGATTGCGTTGTGTCTCGTGGTCTAA
- a CDS encoding leucine-rich repeat domain-containing protein, translating to MSLYRPKNKNAFFFVVALLLLLLLLMVPLRPSVWDRDIAVVQHEIDSLSSTPLPKHKDSLITTSYTKQDTQVVFVPNEDGSQVDTNIVISPVEVIDTTTISVLTPPSPIVKAPQDTPVKAETAFINVRFLLVLLLLFCLLLFVIYKLLTSRWQKQYWLQYNAPLQPLGSASSNSSSFNFDFISPAVELESSTPQNDTNDVSTESITDSSLPLAPTELTNPEAKHAADSSVIKVEKSQRNAIIPDHQVSTTTVKNTPASRAFGQRPFVLFLKEISTRSPRILIEIGKGIASIFSFFSKGNSAPKAPLKLKWQDGISLVMILLFVACQQVIFPDQPSHAVANGLMWATLYTLPSLLRLHWTGGLLGGLIIFTELVSLLIYAILEATKDLAPIEGGENWMYYGMGFLLLILFYWGQKKKIIPLIRLYAVLGLVLLSGASYLIFMPYIHQGWDWAFAEYSGWGDVIARCIGLYIAYEVIAAIVRPNPAVSKKRKAAVVPVAQTIKTTPSETDLTPVPISTDQETLLPYSAEELNELFKRPNWYKKADLNRLDSISLPNTKLDEQSEFIVLYLPDCINTRHLYLSNNQFQEFPYEISELEQLEVLNLSYNQITDILPDIAYLKQLNSLYLAHNNISVIPDEMAELHHLKQLDLSGNPLTQESIDKLQQFFPNAHLTYDEAAPINTSPKIALEEDQQLVKKVEKLLKKELKNPDEVSYISALMQQDLSDLPTTVLQQFKNLAILLLNSNKLTAIPEAIYQLLSLKRLTLSFNQINAIPDRISELTTLEALDLSGNPIRSFSPKLTQLSQLKEIALGNMGLTTFPAFLLKMQQLNNINLSSNHLLRIPEGINKLPHLKALNLSFSGFNTIPDAIFELQELRSLDWTGNNLETLPSALTQLINLEKLAIGFNPNLSNANQVLEQLPKLRELHLSGLKADKNHPFILTVNRLKKLDTLWLSHNQLNELPNSFQQLKKLRVLSLAHNNFFKFPKLLGQLSNLEYLYLENNQLTALPKTIKQLKKLRQLHLTGNKIGITERRNIQRMLPNVSIHF from the coding sequence ATGAGCTTATACCGCCCTAAGAATAAAAATGCATTTTTTTTTGTAGTAGCGCTCTTATTACTTCTATTGCTACTAATGGTTCCACTACGCCCATCTGTATGGGATAGAGATATTGCTGTTGTACAACATGAAATTGATAGCTTATCCTCTACCCCGCTTCCTAAACACAAAGATAGCCTAATCACTACGAGTTATACCAAACAAGATACACAAGTAGTTTTTGTTCCGAATGAAGATGGCAGCCAAGTTGATACCAATATTGTTATTTCTCCTGTAGAAGTGATTGATACGACTACTATTTCAGTGCTTACGCCCCCTTCTCCTATTGTTAAAGCTCCTCAAGATACACCTGTCAAGGCAGAAACTGCGTTTATAAATGTTCGCTTTTTGTTGGTCTTGCTTTTATTGTTTTGTTTGTTGCTTTTTGTAATTTACAAATTACTAACTTCCCGATGGCAAAAACAGTATTGGCTACAATACAATGCTCCGTTACAACCTCTTGGAAGCGCAAGCAGCAATTCCAGTTCCTTTAATTTTGACTTTATAAGCCCTGCTGTAGAATTAGAATCATCTACCCCACAAAATGACACCAATGATGTCTCAACGGAGTCCATCACAGATTCCTCTTTGCCTCTAGCACCAACAGAGCTAACCAATCCAGAAGCTAAACACGCAGCCGATTCCTCAGTCATAAAAGTTGAAAAATCCCAGCGTAATGCTATAATACCAGACCATCAAGTTTCAACGACCACTGTTAAAAACACTCCAGCTAGCCGAGCATTTGGGCAACGACCTTTTGTTCTTTTTCTAAAAGAAATATCAACCCGTTCACCACGCATTTTGATAGAAATAGGAAAAGGAATTGCTTCTATTTTTTCTTTTTTTTCTAAGGGAAATTCAGCCCCCAAAGCGCCACTCAAATTAAAATGGCAAGACGGCATTTCCCTTGTTATGATTTTACTATTTGTGGCTTGTCAACAGGTTATTTTTCCAGATCAACCAAGCCATGCAGTAGCAAATGGTTTGATGTGGGCTACCCTCTATACCCTTCCATCTTTATTAAGATTACATTGGACTGGAGGGCTTTTGGGTGGGCTTATCATTTTTACAGAATTGGTCAGCTTACTTATTTATGCCATATTAGAAGCCACCAAAGACTTAGCTCCTATTGAGGGGGGCGAAAATTGGATGTATTATGGCATGGGGTTTCTCCTACTTATTCTATTCTATTGGGGACAAAAGAAGAAAATTATTCCTCTCATTAGATTATATGCTGTACTAGGTCTGGTTTTATTATCGGGAGCAAGTTACCTGATTTTTATGCCCTATATCCATCAAGGATGGGACTGGGCTTTTGCAGAATATAGTGGATGGGGAGATGTCATTGCACGCTGTATTGGTCTATATATTGCCTACGAAGTTATTGCAGCTATTGTTCGCCCCAATCCTGCTGTTTCTAAGAAAAGAAAAGCAGCAGTAGTCCCTGTAGCGCAGACCATTAAAACGACACCCTCTGAAACTGACCTAACTCCTGTTCCTATCTCAACAGATCAAGAAACATTACTGCCTTATTCAGCAGAAGAACTTAACGAATTATTTAAACGCCCTAATTGGTATAAAAAAGCGGATTTAAATCGACTTGATTCGATTAGTCTGCCCAACACTAAGCTAGATGAACAAAGTGAGTTTATTGTATTATACCTTCCAGATTGTATCAATACTCGCCATCTGTATCTTTCTAACAATCAATTTCAAGAATTTCCTTATGAAATTAGCGAATTGGAACAATTGGAGGTGCTCAACCTTTCTTATAATCAGATCACAGATATTTTGCCTGATATTGCCTATCTTAAACAATTAAATAGCCTTTATCTCGCACACAATAATATTTCGGTGATTCCTGATGAAATGGCAGAGCTACACCACTTAAAACAACTGGATTTAAGTGGCAACCCCTTGACGCAAGAAAGTATTGACAAACTTCAGCAGTTCTTCCCAAATGCACATCTAACATACGATGAAGCAGCTCCCATAAACACTTCTCCCAAGATTGCTCTAGAAGAAGATCAGCAACTGGTTAAGAAGGTTGAAAAACTATTAAAAAAAGAGCTCAAAAATCCTGATGAGGTTTCTTATATTTCAGCATTAATGCAACAGGATTTATCGGATTTGCCAACCACTGTTTTGCAACAGTTTAAAAATTTAGCGATTCTATTATTAAATAGCAATAAACTTACTGCTATTCCTGAGGCAATCTACCAGTTGCTAAGCCTTAAAAGGCTGACCTTATCTTTTAATCAAATCAACGCCATTCCCGATCGTATAAGTGAATTAACAACACTAGAAGCATTAGATCTTTCGGGGAACCCTATTCGGTCTTTTTCACCAAAACTAACCCAGCTTTCTCAGTTAAAAGAGATTGCTTTGGGGAATATGGGCTTAACTACTTTTCCTGCTTTTTTACTAAAAATGCAGCAATTGAACAACATAAATCTAAGCAGTAATCATCTGCTTAGAATTCCAGAAGGGATCAATAAATTGCCCCATTTAAAAGCCTTAAATCTTAGCTTTTCGGGCTTCAATACCATCCCTGATGCTATTTTTGAACTGCAAGAACTTCGCTCATTAGATTGGACGGGAAATAATTTAGAAACCTTGCCAAGTGCTTTAACTCAATTGATCAACTTAGAGAAGTTAGCCATTGGTTTTAATCCAAATCTAAGCAATGCTAACCAAGTTTTAGAACAACTGCCCAAACTCAGAGAGTTGCATCTAAGTGGCTTAAAAGCAGATAAAAATCATCCATTTATTTTGACCGTGAATCGTCTAAAAAAACTAGATACATTATGGCTAAGTCACAATCAATTAAATGAATTACCCAATAGCTTTCAGCAGCTAAAAAAATTACGTGTGTTGAGTTTAGCTCACAATAATTTCTTTAAGTTTCCTAAGTTACTTGGACAGCTTTCAAACTTAGAGTACCTGTATTTAGAAAACAATCAACTAACAGCACTTCCTAAGACAATCAAACAACTTAAAAAGCTACGTCAATTACACTTAACAGGCAATAAAATTGGGATTACAGAAAGGCGAAATATTCAGCGAATGCTTCCCAATGTAAGCATTCATTTTTAA
- a CDS encoding magnesium transporter CorA family protein, whose amino-acid sequence MVRYFEKQKGTLLEVELPTQNCWINISPPFNAVEIDQLSEELSVPLDFLTDPLDIDERTRFEIEDDVKFIVVNTPALNEERADDLTLYITVPIGIIITAEHIITISSYETAVMQKFIESKVRSFEPHDFSLFVLQILEQNVYTYLRCLKDINVRRNIIEKEVYESSQNKDLKRLLSLEKSLVYFVTALSSNALLKQKLQRMDLLSIQHDEEKADLLEDIMIDNSQAQEMAHIYTNILRNTMDALASMISNNLNEVMQRLTLVTIILMVPTLVASFYGMNVENLPLEKSPYAFWFLFGGSMLFSFSLVIFFRSKRMI is encoded by the coding sequence ATGGTTCGTTATTTTGAAAAACAAAAAGGCACATTATTAGAAGTGGAGTTGCCTACTCAAAATTGTTGGATTAATATCTCTCCTCCATTTAATGCTGTTGAAATAGATCAACTGTCAGAAGAACTTTCTGTTCCTTTAGATTTCTTAACGGATCCTTTGGATATTGATGAACGTACTCGATTCGAAATAGAAGATGATGTAAAATTTATTGTTGTTAATACGCCTGCACTAAATGAAGAGCGGGCAGATGATTTGACGCTTTATATTACCGTTCCAATTGGTATTATTATTACAGCAGAACATATTATAACAATCTCTTCTTATGAGACGGCTGTTATGCAGAAATTTATAGAAAGTAAGGTGCGTAGCTTTGAACCGCATGATTTCTCTTTGTTTGTCTTGCAAATCTTAGAACAAAATGTTTATACTTATTTGCGTTGTCTAAAGGACATTAATGTTAGACGAAACATTATTGAAAAGGAAGTCTACGAATCTAGCCAAAATAAAGATTTGAAACGATTGTTGAGTTTGGAGAAAAGCTTGGTTTATTTTGTAACGGCTTTGAGCTCAAATGCACTGCTGAAACAAAAGTTGCAGCGAATGGATTTGTTGAGTATCCAGCATGATGAAGAAAAGGCAGATTTGTTGGAGGATATTATGATTGATAATAGCCAAGCGCAAGAAATGGCACATATTTACACCAACATTTTGAGAAATACCATGGATGCACTTGCGTCAATGATTTCTAATAATTTGAATGAGGTGATGCAGCGGCTGACTTTGGTGACCATTATTCTGATGGTACCTACTTTGGTTGCTAGTTTTTATGGCATGAATGTAGAAAACCTTCCGTTAGAAAAAAGCCCTTATGCTTTTTGGTTTTTGTTTGGAGGGTCTATGTTGTTTTCTTTTTCTTTGGTGATCTTTTTTCGGAGCAAACGGATGATTTGA
- the secG gene encoding preprotein translocase subunit SecG, translated as MVLLLTILIAFISVLLILVILVQNPKGGGLSSSFGGSQAANQVMGAANSSDMLEKITWGLASSLLALCLVTGVFFKGDSSASVGEEINTTTTTSQPTQPNPAQLPTNGLPAGGQ; from the coding sequence ATGGTTTTATTATTAACCATACTTATTGCATTTATTTCTGTATTATTGATTTTAGTAATCTTGGTGCAGAATCCTAAAGGTGGAGGGCTAAGTTCTTCTTTTGGAGGAAGCCAAGCTGCAAATCAAGTTATGGGAGCTGCTAATTCTAGCGATATGCTAGAAAAAATTACTTGGGGTTTAGCCTCTTCTTTATTGGCATTGTGTTTAGTAACAGGTGTATTTTTTAAAGGTGATTCTTCTGCTTCTGTAGGAGAAGAAATCAACACTACCACCACTACTTCTCAACCTACTCAGCCCAATCCAGCACAGCTTCCAACAAATGGACTACCTGCTGGCGGACAATAA